Proteins from a genomic interval of Trifolium pratense cultivar HEN17-A07 linkage group LG6, ARS_RC_1.1, whole genome shotgun sequence:
- the LOC123887978 gene encoding legumin A2-like has protein sequence MANKLLALSLSLCFLLFGGCLALREQPQQNECQLERLNALEPDNRVESEGGMIETWNPNNRQFRCAGVVLSRATLKRNSLRRPFYSNAPQEIFIQQGNGYFGMVFPGCPETFEEPQESQQGEGRRFRDRHQKVNRFREGDIIAVPTGVVFWMYNDQETPVIAISLTDMGSSQNQLDQMPRRFYLSGNHEQEFLRYQKQQVKGREEQDNEGNNIFSGFKRDFLEDALNVNRHIVDRLQGKNEDEEKGAIVKVEGGLSIMSPPERQSRHHSGSRQEEDEERWQPRPHKSRREQEQEDDEKHGRPHHKGGSRWQDNGLEETICTARLHQNIGSSSSPDIYNPQAGRIKTITSLDLPVLNWIQLSAEHGSLHKNAMFVPHYNLNANSILYALKGRAWIQVVNCNGNTVFNGELEAGRALIVPQNFAVAAKSLSDRFTYVAFKTNDNAAIARLAGTSSTLSGMPVDVIAATFNMQRNEARQVKSNNPFKFLVPPRESERRAAA, from the exons ATGGCTAATAAGCTTCTTGCACTCTCTCTTTCACTTTGTTTTCTACTTTTTGGTGGCTGCTTAGCATTAAGAGAGCAGCCTCAACAGAATGAGTGTCAATTAGAACGCCTGAATGCCCTTGAACCAGATAACCGTGTAGAGTCAGAAGGTGGAATGATTGAGACATGGAATCCCAATAACAGACAATTCAGATGTGCTGGTGTGGTTCTCTCTCGTGCTACACTTAAAAGAAATTCCCTTCGTAGACCATTCTATTCCAATGCTCCACAAGAAATTTTCATCCAACAAG GTAATGGATACTTTGGCATGGTATTCCCTGGTTGTCCTGAGACTTTTGAGGAGCCACAAGAATCCCAACAAGGAGAGGGACGTAGGTTCAGAGATAGACACCAAAAGGTTAACCGATTCAGAGAGGGTGATATCATTGCAGTTCCTACTGGTGTTGTATTTTGGATGTATAATGACCAAGAAACTCCTGTTATTGCCATTTCTCTTACTGACATGGGCAGTTCCCAAAATCAGCTTGATCAGATGCCAAGG AGATTCTATCTTTCTGGGAACCATGAACAAGAGTTTCTACGATACCAGAAGCAACAAGTTAAAGGAAGGGAAGAACAAGATAATGAAGGCAACAACATTTTCAGTGGCTTCAAGAGGGATTTCTTGGAAGATGCATTGAATGTGAACAGGCATATTGTGGACAGACTTCAAGGCAAAAATGAAGATGAGGAGAAGGGAGCCATTGTCAAAGTTGAAGGAGGTCTCAGCATAATGAGCCCACCAGAGAGGCAATCCCGCCACCACAGTGGCAGCAGACAAGAGGAAGATGAAGAGAGGTGGCAGCCACGCCCACATAAAAGCAGAAGAGAGCAAGAGCAAGAAGACGACGAAAAGCACGGCCGCCCCCACCACAAAGGTGGAAGCAGATGGCAAGACAATGGACTTGAGGAAACCATTTGCACAGCCAGACTTCACCAGAACATTGGTTCATCTTCATCACCTGACATCTACAATCCTCAAGCTGGTAGAATCAAAACTATTACCAGTTTAGACCTCCCAGTTCTCAATTGGATCCAACTCAGTGCTGAACACGGATCTCTCCACAAA AATGCTATGTTCGTGCCTCACTACAACCTCAACGCAAACAGCATATTATATGCATTGAAGGGACGTGCATGGATACAAGTAGTGAACTGCAATGGCAACACTGTGTTCAATGGGGAGCTAGAAGCTGGTCGTGCATTGATAGTGCCACAAAACTTTGCTGTGGCTGCTAAGTCACTAAGTGACAGATTCACATATGTAGCATTCAAGACCAATGACAATGCTGCCATTGCCAGGCTTGCAGGGACATCATCCACTCTAAGTGGTATGCCTGTGGATGTGATTGCTGCTACGTTCAACATGCAGAGGAATGAGGCTAGGCAAGTGAAATCCAACAATCCTTTCAAATTTCTAGTTCCCCCTCGTGAGTCAGAAAGGAGAGCTGCAGCTTAG
- the LOC123888654 gene encoding legumin A-like, whose protein sequence is MSNAQHSTFSNVSILHHPLFPINYEVLIKVLRITNSILTISVIMAKLLVLSLSLCFLLFGSCFAFRDQQPQQNECQFERLNALEPDNRVESEGGLIETWNPTNRQFRCAGFALSRATLQRNSLRRPFYSNAPQEIFIQQGNGYFGMVFPGCPETFEEPRESEQGEGRRFRDSHQKVNRFREGDIIAVPTGVAFWMYNDQETPVIAISLTDMSSHQNQLDQMPRRFYLAGNHEQEFLLYQKQQVRGKEEQESEGSNIFSGFKRDFLEDALNVNRHIVDRLQGRNEDEEKGAIVKVKGGLSIISPPERQPRHQSRSRQDEERWQPRPHKSRREEEDDEKHSRHHDQGGSRWKQDNGLEETVCSAKYRENIGSSSSPDIYNPQAGRIKTVTSLDLPILRWIKLSAEHGSLHKNAIFVPHYNLNANSAIYALRGRAWLQVVNCNGNTVFDGELEAGRVLIVPQNFAVAAKALSDKFQYVSFKTNDRAAIARLAGSSSTLNGMPLDVLAATFNLERNDARQLKNNNPFKFLVPPRESERRAVA, encoded by the exons ATGTCTAATGCTCAGCACTCCACATTCTCTAACGTGTCCATTCTTCACCATCCTCTCTTCCCTATAAATTACGAAGTTCTCATTAAGGTTCTCCGCATCACAAACAGTATCCTTACAATATCTGTCATCATGGCTAAGCTTCTTGTACTTTCACTTTCACTTTGTTTTCTACTTTTTGGTAGCTGCTTTGCCTTTAGAGATCAGCAGCCTCAACAGAATGAGTGTCAGTTTGAACGTCTGAATGCCCTTGAACCCGATAACCGTGTAGAGTCAGAAGGTGGACTAATTGAGACATGGAATCCCACCAATAGACAATTCCGATGTGCTGGTTTCGCTCTCTCTCGTGCTACCCTTCAACGCAATTCCCTTCGCAGACCATTTTACTCCAATGCTCCCCAGGAAATTTTTATCCAACAAG GTAATGGATATTTCGGCATGGTATTCCCGGGTTGTCCCGAGACCTTTGAGGAGCCACGGGAATCTGAACAAGGAGAGGGACGCAGGTTCAGAGACAGTCACCAGAAGGTTAACCGATTCAGAGAGGGAGATATCATTGCAGTTCCTACCGGTGTTGCATTTTGGATGTACAATGACCAAGAAACTCCAGTCATTGCCATTTCTCTCACTGACATGAGTAGCCACCAAAATCAGCTTGATCAGATGCCTAGG AGATTCTATCTTGCTGGGAACCATGAGCAAGAGTTTCTACTATACCAGAAACAACAAGTTAGAGGCAAGGAAGAACAAGAAAGCGAAGGCAGCAACATTTTCAGTGGCTTCAAGAGGGATTTCTTGGAAGATGCCTTAAATGTGAACAGACATATTGTGGACAGACTTCAAGGCAGGAACGAAGACGAGGAGAAGGGAGCCATTGTTAAAGTGAAAGGTGGTCTCAGCATCATAAGCCCACCAGAGAGGCAACCCCGTCACCAAAGTCGCAGCAGACAAGATGAAGAGAGGTGGCAGCCACGCCCACATAAAAGCAGAAGAGAGGAAGAGGACGATGAGAAGCACAGCCGACACCACGACCAAGGTGGAAGCAGATGGAAACAAGACAATGGACTCGAGGAAACCGTTTGCAGTGCCAAATATCGTGAGAACATTGGCTCATCTTCATCACCTGACATCTACAACCCTCAAGCTGGTAGAATCAAAACCGTTACCAGCCTCGATCTTCCAATCCTCAGGTGGATCAAACTCAGTGCTGAACATGGATCTCTCCACAAA AATGCTATATTTGTGCCTCACTACAACCTTAACGCAAACAGCGCAATATACGCATTGAGGGGACGCGCATGGTTACAAGTTGTGAACTGCAATGGCAACACTGTGTTCGACGGGGAATTAGAAGCTGGCCGAGTGTTGATCGTGCCACAAAACTTTGCTGTAGCTGCAAAAGCATTGAGTGACAAGTTCCAATATGTATCATTCAAGACCAATGATAGAGCCGCGATTGCACGGCTCGCAGGGTCATCATCCACTCTAAATGGTATGCCGTTGGATGTGCTAGCCGCGACATTCAACTTGGAGAGGAATGACGCCAGGCAGCTCAAGAACAACAATCCCTTCAAATTCCTCGTTCCACCACGTGAGTCTGAGAGAAGAGCTGTTGCTTAG
- the LOC123890549 gene encoding uncharacterized protein LOC123890549 — MKNNTSSTMASLSLLFCLLISLVSSHDSNHLPGFIYTRATGRCTPQFWSGRKETWPRMVPETSTVSNVFGWRVYKKYRSDLTLLEATARNDEADNPFGALLKEGTTALINSYARKGFPYKPWQVKTLVMQSFVSEVAAASQAKHFSLANHACS; from the exons ATGAAGAACAATACATCATCAACTATGGCTtccctctctcttctcttttgtCTTCTCATATCACTTGTCTCATCACACGATTCAAACCATTTGCCAGGCTTCATCTACACAAGAGCCACAGGAAGATGCACTCCACA GTTTTGGAGCGGGAGAAAAGAGACATGGCCAAGAATGGTACCAGAAACATCAACAGTATCAAATGTGTTTGGTTGGAGAGTGTATAAAAAGTACAGATCAGATCTAACCTTACTTGAAGCAACAGCTAGGAATGATGAAGCTGATAATCCATTTGGAGCGTTGTTGAAAGAGGGAACAACAGCATTGATAAATTCATATGCAAGAAAAGGTTTTCCTTATAAGCCTTGGCAGGTTAAGACTTTGGTGATGCAAAGTTTTGTTTCTGAAGTTGCTGCTGCTTCTCAAGCCAAACATTTCTCTTTGGCTAATCATGCTTGTTCTTAA
- the LOC123892177 gene encoding zinc-finger homeodomain protein 2-like, with product MDGRWGGVRVVEAVEGVGGGDVGGVSDLLLDIVLQDQTIDRLQWRPNPDIGYTVGGAYQLLTSHASVTLDDAENLIWHSQVPLEVSIFACLCLLTKQTEIKESDTKITNSHNTEQVGSVEEPISNYQSKEIFNECRKNHASSIGGYALDGCCEFLPAGVEGTTDFFKCAACFCHKNFHRKETVASEPTHFLSKITYIPQPTLISTVFQTSNGYHHVTGPSSGTTTAHAFPAVVIHDGAHFHVTDQINGGGTSGGGEGSLSSKKRFRTKFSHEQKEQMLDFAVKIGWRIKKQDQNVVEIFCNKIGVKFQVFKVWMQNNRHTIGKKP from the exons ATGGATGGCAGATGGGGAGGCGTGAGAGTGGTGGAGGCAGTTGAGggtgtgggaggaggagatgttgggggagtgtcggACTTACTTCTTGACATTGTTTTGCAGGATCAGACTATTGATAGGTTGCAGTGGCGTCCAAACCCTGACATAGGCTACACTGTCGGGGGAGCTTATCAGCTTTTGACTTCTCATGCTTCTGTTACTTTGGATGATGCGGAAAACCTTATATGGCACTCTCAGGTTCCTTTGGAGGTTTCCATCTTTGCGTG CCTTTGCTTGTTAACCAAGCAAACGGAAATAAAAGAGAGTGACACAAAGATCACTAACAGCCATAATACTGAACAAGTTGGTTCCGTTGAAGAAcctatatcaaattatcaaagCAAGGAAATATTTAATGAGTGCAGGAAAAATCATGCTTCAAGCATTGGGGGCTATGCTCTTGATGGTTGTTGCGAGTTTTTACCTGCAGGTGTTGAAGGTActactgatttttttaaatgtgCGGCTTgtttttgtcataaaaatttTCACCGCAAAGAAACCGTTGCTAGCGAACCGACTCATTTTCTATCCAAAATCACCTACATTCCTCAGCCAACTCTCATCTCAACGGTCTTTCAAACTTCGAATGGTTACCACCATGTGACTGGACCATCCAGCGGGACCACAACTGCACATGCTTTTCCTGCTGTTGTTATCCATGATGGGGCCCACTTTCATGTTACCGATCAAATCAATGGTGGTGGTACTAGTGGTGGCGGAGAAGGTTCATTGAGCTCTAAGAAAAGGTTTAGGACTAAATTTAGTCATGAACAAAAGGAGCAAATGTTGGATTTTGCTGTGAAAATAGGTTGGAGGATTAAGAAACAAGATCAAAATGTTGTTGAGATATTTTGCAACAAGATTGGGGTCAAGTTTCAAGTGTTTAAGGTTTGGATGCAAAACAATAGGCATACCATTGGCAAAAAGccttag
- the LOC123888656 gene encoding TOM1-like protein 2 — translation MDKSKLALFGERLKTSSANMSRIVSGKMKEILQTPTPESKMVDEATSETLEEPNWGMNLRICGLINADEFNGSEVVKTIKRKINHKSHVVQKHSLDLLETCAMNCEKVFSEIASEKLLDDMVRLIENNQADQENRRRAFQLIRAWGESEDIAYLPVFSQTYMSLKGRGETLDTAGGNSPPIPYASESHTLDPPERYPVPEAGLHALSLDESAAFFTDHQPASVEEKKEHLVVARNSLELLSSILNSEAEPKPLKEDITLTLLDKCKQSLSVIKEIVESTTNDEETLFEALYLNDELQQLVSKYEELEASQRPGVQQTPNADTAKHDAGAVQNPNERFEDDESEETEAAQDLDRKLPQKSNTPEVSVNATEVDGHVETKIVDSTKVDGHVETKIVDNTKEKNGEPSLKSNTE, via the exons ATGGACAAATCCAAGCTAGCACTATTCGGCGAGAGGCTCAAAACCAGTAGCGCCAACATGAGTCGAATCGTAAGCGGAAAAATGAAGGAAATACTCCAAACACCGACGCCGGAATCAAAGATGGTCGACGAAGCAACATCGGAAACATTAGAGGAACCAAATTGGGGAATGAATCTGAGAATCTGTGGCCTTATTAATGCTGATGAGTTTAATGGTTCAGAAGTGGTGAAAACTATTAAGAGAAAGATTAATCATAAgagtcatgttgttcagaaacATAGTCTTGATTTGTTGGAAACTTGTGCTATGAATTGTGAAAAAGTATTTTCTGAAATTGCTTCTGAGAAGCTTTTAGATGATATGGTTAGGTTGATTGAGAATAATCAAGCTGATCAGGAAAATAGAAGAAGGGCTTTTCAGTTGATTAGGGCTTGGGGTGAGTCTGAGGATATTGCTTATCTTCCTGTTTTCAGTCAAACTTATAtg AGTTTGAAAGGAAGGGGTGAAACACTTGACACGGCGGGAGGAAATTCACCACCTATTCCATATGCCTCAGAGTCACATACTTTAGATCCCCCCGAAAGATACCCAGTTCCAGAAGCAGGGCTACACGCTCTTTCTCTGGATGAATCGGCAGCCTTCTTTACAGATCATCAACCAGCATCAGTTGAAGAGAAGAAAGAGCATCTCGTGGTTGCTCGAAATAGTCTTGAATTGCTCTCTAGCATATTAAATTCTGAAGCAGAGCCAAAACCTTTGAAG GAAGATATAACTTTGACTCTGCTGGATAAGTGCAAGCAATCTCTCTCTGTTATCAAGGAGATTGTGGAAAGTACCACAAATGATGAAGAGACACTTTTTGAGGCTTTATATCTCAATGATGAGCTGCAACAGTTGGTTTCTAAGTATGAGGAGCTGGAAGCTTCTCAAAGGCCAGGTGTACAACAAACGCCAAATGCTGACACTGCCAAGCATGACGCTGGAGCTGTTCAAAATCCCAATGAAAGatttgaagatgatgaatcTGAAGAGACAGAAGCTGCTCAGGATCTTGATCGTAAGCTGCCCCAAAAGTCAAACACTCCTGAAGTTAGTGTCAATGCAACTGAGGTGGATGGTCATGTTGAAACCAAAATAGTGGATAGCACAAAAGTGGATGGTCATGTTGAAACCAAAATAGTGGATAACACAAAAGAGAAGAATGGAGAACCAAGCCTCAAGAGTAATACTGAATGA
- the LOC123890497 gene encoding legumin type B-like, translating to MAKPKSYLINYHYRYLLSLLIFTCTCSARQLPRQPSEFNECQLDSIDALEPDNRIQSEAGLTEIWDANHHPELRCAGVSVLKRTINTNGLHLPSYVAYPELHFVEQGTGVLGMAIPGCAETYEEPQWEKGGRPQLQQDRHQKVRYLKQGDLIAIPPGVPYWTYNYGDTPLIIITLLDTSNKLNQLDRIPRRFYLAGNPETEHQEKQSGRKHGEEQEEESNNMFSGFDSRFLGQVLKVKESIIKKLQSPDEEHRKHQIIHVKGGLSIIRPPLEPEIRSEEAKTHREHHGEKKVEEEEVVEDEPGKREHRKWRKETRQHREGEGEGEEEEVVEEKETKTKERFSHHGERKTRRGERREAEEEELKEEKQSRTRTREHEGQRGNFLEETVCTLKLHENIADPSRADVFNPRAGRINTVNSLTLPVLKSLHLSAQWVNLYKDGIFVPHWNMNANSVLYVTRGRGWVQVVNNEGKSVFKGEVKRGKLLAVPQNFAVAEQAGNEGLEYIVFKTNDRAEISTMIGRDSAISATPAEVLGHVFGLSPQEVNELKNNRNEGVLATPDSRIHDGYIAMV from the exons ATGGCAAAGCCAAAATCTTATCTGATCAATTACCACTATCGCTATCTTCTTAGTTTGTTGATATTCACGTGTACATGTTCAGCACGCCAATTACCACGTCAGCCAAGTGAGTTCAACGAGTGCCAACTTGATAGCATTGATGCATTGGAACCTGACAACCGCATCCAATCCGAAGCTGGTTTGACTGAAATCTGGGATGCTAATCATCACCCTGAGCTACGATGTGCTGGTGTCTCTGTTCTCAAACGAACTATCAATACTAATGGCCTTCACTTGCCATCTTATGTTGCATATCCTGAGCTCCATTTTGTAGAACAAG GAACGGGAGTATTAGGAATGGCAATTCCTGGTTGTGCAGAGACATATGAAGAGCCACAATGGGAAAAAGGAGGAAGGCCACAACTACAACAGGACCGTCACCAGAAAGTTCGTTACCTGAAACAGGGTGACCTTATAGCTATTCCACCTGGAGTTCCTTACTGGACATACAATTACGGTGATACCCCTCTCATTATCATCACTCTCCTTGATACTTCCAACAAACTAAACCAACTCGATCGAATCCCTAGA AGATTCTATCTTGCTGGTAATCCAGAAACAGAACATCAAGAAAAACAGAGTGGAAGAAAGCACggtgaagaacaagaagaagaaagcaACAACATGTTCAGTGGGTTTGATTCACGTTTCTTAGGACAAGTTTTGAAAGTGAAAGAAAGCATCATTAAGAAGCTTCAATCTCCAGATGAAGAACATAGAAAGCACCAAATCATACACGTGAAAGGAGGTCTCAGCATTATAAGACCACCATTGGAACCAGAAATAAGATCAGAAGAGGCAAAAACACACAGAGAGCATCATGGAGAAAAGAAAGTAGAGGAAGAAGAAGTGGTTGAAGATGAACCTGGTAAACGAGAACATCGTAAATGGCGAAAAGAGACAAGACAACACAGAGAAGGTGAAggtgaaggagaagaagaagaagttgtagaagaaaaagaaacgaAAACTAAAGAGCGTTTTTCTCACCATGGTGAAAGAAAAACAAGACGCGGTGAGAGAAGAGAAGCAGAGgaagaagaattgaaagaagagaaacAAAGCAGAACAAGAACCAGAGAACACGAGGGACAAAGAGGTAATTTTCTCGAGGAAACTGTTTGCACTTTGAAGCTTCATGAGAATATTGCTGATCCTTCACGCGCCGATGTTTTCAACCCAAGAGCTGGTCGTATAAACACAGTCAACAGTTTGACTCTTCCGGTTCTCAAATCGCTTCATCTTAGTGCCCAATGGGTTAACCTCTACAAG GATGGTATATTTGTGCCACATTGGAACATGAATGCGAACAGTGTCTTGTATGTAACAAGAGGGAGAGGGTGGGTGCAAGTAGTAAATAATGAAGGGAAATCGGTGTTCAAAGGAGAGGTTAAAAGGGGTAAATTGTTGGCGGTGCCACAGAATTTTGCGGTGGCGGAACAAGCTGGGAATGAGGGATTGGAATACATAGTTTTTAAAACGAATGATAGAGCTGAGATTAGTACAATGATAGGACGTGATTCTGCTATAAGTGCTACACCTGCTGAAGTACTTGGTCATGTTTTTGGGCTTAGTCCACAGGAAGTGAATGAGCTTAAGAATAATCGTAATGAGGGTGTTTTGGCTACTCCTGATTCAAGAATCCATGATGGCTATATTGCCATGGTGTAA